TGTTCGGCATGCCCGCGCCGGGCGACATCGACTACACCAAGATCGTCAAGCTCGACCTGGGCACCGTGTCGCCGAGCCTCGCGGGCCCCAAGCGCCCGCAGGACCGCATCGACCTGGGCCACCTGGCCACCAAGTTCTCCGAGCTCTACAGCAAGCCCAACGACGCCAACGGCTTCAACCAGCCGGCCGAGAAGCTCAAGCAGCGCTATCCGCTGATCACCGCCGGCCAGGGCAATGACGACGAGGCCGCCGCGCCGCCGGCCGGGTCGCCGCGCGAGCTGGTGGAGATGGTCGCCAACCGTTCGACCAAGGCTGCGGCGCACACGAGCGCGACGGCGCCGCCCGCGCCCAAGGGTCAGGTCACCATCGGCAACGGCGACGTGCTGATCGCGGCCATCACCTCGTGCACCAACACCTCGAACCCGAGCGTGATGCTCGCGGCGGGCCTCCTGGCCAAGAAGGCGGTGGAGGCGGGCCTCACGGTCAAACCGCACATCAAGACATCGCTCGCCCCGGGCTCGCGCATCGTCACCGAATACCTGGAGAAGGCGGGCCTCCTGCCGTACCTGGAGAAGCTGGGCTTCTACCTTGCGGGCTACGGCTGCACCACCTGCATCGGCAACGCGGGCGACCTCACGCCCGAGATCAACGAAGCCATCACCAAGAACGACCTCATCGGCGCGGCCGTGCTCTCGGGCAACCGCAACTTCGAGGCGCGCATCCATCCGAACCTGAAGGCCAACTTCCTGGCCTCGCCGCCGCTGGTGGTGGCCTTTGCGATCGCGGGCAACGTGATGACCGACCTCATGACCGAGCCCGTGGGCAAGGGCAAGAACGGCAAGGACGTGTACCTGGGCGACATCTGGCCCACGCCGAAGGAAATCGACCAGAACCTGCGCTTTGCGATGAACGCCAAGTCGTTCCGCGCGAACTACGACAAGGTCAAGACCGACCCGGGCAAGTTCTGGAGCAGCATCAAGGGCACCGACGGCCAGGTGTACGACTGGCCCAAGTCGACCTACATCGCCGAGCCGCCGTTCTTCGAGGGCTTCAAGATGAAGCCGCATGCCACGGACGCAGGCTTCAAGGGCGCGCGGATCATGGCGCTCTTCGGCGATTCGATCACCACCGACCACATCTCGCCGGCCGGCTCGATCAAGGAAAGCTCGCCCGCGGGCATCTGGCTCAAGGCGCACGGCGTGCCCAAGGCCGACTTCAACAGCTATGGTTCCCGCCGCGGCAACCACGACGTGATGATGCGCGGCACCTTCGCCAACGTGCGCATCAAGAACCTGATGATTCCGCCGGACGCCAACGGCACGCAGGAAGAGGGCGGCGTCACGCTGTTTCAGCCGGGCAACCAGAAGATGTTCATCTACGACGCCGCCATGAAGTACATGGAAGAGGGCACCCCCACGGTGGTGTTCGGCGGCGAGGAATACGGCACGGGCTCCTCGCGCGACTGGGCCGCCAAGGGCACGCAGCTCCTGGGCATCAAGGCCGTGGTGGCGCGCAGCTTCGAGCGCATCCACCGCGCCAACCTGGTCGGCATGGGCGTGCTGCCGCTGCAGTTCCGCGGCGCCGATTCGTGGCAGACGCTGGGCCTCACGGGCGACGAGAAGATCGACGTGGTGATCGGCGGCGAACTCAAGCCGCAGATGGACGTGAAGCTGGTCGTGCACCGTCCCGACGGCACGCACCAGGAGGTGACGGTGCGCCTTCGCATCGACACGCCGATCGAGGTGGACTACTACAAGCACGGCGGCATCCTGCCGTTCGTGCTGCGGCAGCTGCTCGCGGCCTGATCCTTTGACTCGCGTCGGGCTCATCTCCGACACCCACGGCCTGCTGCGCCCGCAGGCCGTGGCCGCTTTGCAGGGCAGTGACTTCATCGTGCATGGCGGAGACATCGGCAACGCCGGCATCCTCGAGGCGCTTTCGGCGATTGCGCCGCTGACGGTCGTGCGGGGCAACAACGACGGGGAGCCGTGGGCCGATGGCATCGCCGAGACGGCGCTCCTGAAGGTGGGCGGCGTGGTGATCTACGCCATCCACGACCTTTCGCAGATCGGCATCGATCCCGCCGGCGCCGGCGTGCGCGTGGTGGTCTCCGGCCATTCGCACAAGCCGAAGATCGAGGAGCGGGGCGGCGTGCTCTACGTCAACCCGGGTAGCGCCGGTCCGCGGCGATTCAAATTGCCGATCGCAGTTGCCGAGCTGATCGTCGATGGCAATGCGGTGACTGCACGCATCGTCGAGCTGACGGGCTAAGTACGCGTCTTCAATACCCCTAGTTGAGAATCGCTCTCATCTGATGGGTTATCCTCGGCCGTTCCTCCCTGAGCGCGCACCACAACGGGGCATCGTTTCGGGAGGGATTTCCTGTCCTGATCTCCGAAGCCGATGCTCATCCCCTTTCTCATCATGCTGCGCGAAGGCATCGAAGCCGCGCTGATCGTCGGCATCGTTGCCAGCTACCTGAAACAAAGCGGACGCGGCGCGTTGATGCCCGCGGTGTGGGTCGGCGTGCTGCTGGCCACTGCGCTGTCGCTGTTCGCGGGGGCCGGCCTGCAATTGCTGGCGGCGGAGTTTCCGCAGAAGCAGCAGGAACTGTTCGAGGGCGTCGTCGGGTTGATCGCGGTCGTCATGCTGACCTCGATGGTGTTCTGGATGCGCAAGGCCGCCCGCTCCATCAAGGGCGAGCTGCATGCCTCCATCGACAAGGCGATCACCCGGGGCGCGGACGGGCAGGGCTGGGCGCTTATCGGCATGGTGTTTCTCGCCGTGGCGCGCGAAGGGCTGGAGTCGGTCTTCTTCCTGCTGGCCGTGTTCCAGCAGAGCAGCGGCTGGGAAGCGCCCGTGGGCGCACTGGCCGGCATCGCGGTGTCGGTGGTGATCGGCTGGGGGCTTTATTCGGGCGGCGTGCGGCTCGACCTCCGGCGCTTCTTCCGCTTCACGGGCCTGTTCATCCTGCTGGTGGCCGCCGGCCTGCTCGCGAGCGTGCTGCGCAAGCTGCACGAGGCGGGCGTCTGGAATCACCTGCAGACGGTGGTGTTCGACATGAGCGAGACCCTGCCGATGGACAGCCCCGCCGGCGCCGTGCTCTCGGGCCTCCTGGGCTACCAGGCCGCGCCGGTGACGGGCGAGGTGATCGTCTACCTGGCGTTCCTCGTGGTGGCGCTGTTCTTCTTCCTGCGTCCGGCCGCCGCGCCGGTGCCACGCGCGGCCGCGGCCCGCTGAAATCTTCCGATGTCTTCTTCCTCTTCTTCTCCCGAACCGAAATCCTCTTCAGGCCTCATGCGCGTCGCGGTGGCCGCCTCGGCGCTGCTGGTCGTCGCCGGCCTGGCCGCCTTCTGGTATGCCTCGGGCGTTGCGCGCAAGGCGCCGGCCAAGGCAGCCGACAACGCGGTCACCGTCACGATCCAGGGCAACGTGTGCGAGCCCAACGCGATCACCGTGCCGGCGGGGCGGACCACCTTCACCATCGTCAACAAGTCGAACCGCGCGCTCGAGTGGGAAATTCTCGACGGCGTGATGGTGGTGGAAGAGCGCGAGAACATCGCGCCGGGCTTCTCGCAGACGATGACGGTCAAGCTCTCGCCGGGCGACTTCGCGATCACCTGCGGCCTTTTGAGCAATCCGCGCGGCAAGCTGCATGTCACGCCTTCGGCGGCATCGATGGCCGAGGCGGCGCGGCCCTCGCTGGTCAACTACGTGGGCGCGCTGGCCGAGTACCAGGTGTTCCTGCGGCTCGAAGCCGGCGGGCTCGACGACGCGGCGCGCGCCCTCGCCGACGCGATCAAGGCGGGCGACCTGCCGCAGGCGAGGGCGCTCTACGCGCCGGCGCACCAGGCCTACAAGCGCATCGAGCCGATGGCCGAGCTGTTCGCCGACCTCGACACCCGCCTGAACGCCCGCGCCGACTACTTCGAGAAGCGCGAGGCCGATGCGGGCTTCACCGGCTTCCATCGCATCGAGTACGCGCTGTACGGCCAGAACGACCTCCAGGGCCTCGCGCCCGTGGCCGATCAGCTGGTCGCCGACATCGGCGTGCTCAAGGGCCGGTTGCGCGGGCTCGACATGCCGCCGGAACGGCTCGCGGGGTCCGCATCGAAGCTGCTGCGCCGCGTGGCCGACAACCTGCCCGCCGGCGGCGAAGACCACTATGGCCATGCCGAGCTGGTGAACCTGCAAGGCACGTACGAAGGCACGAAGAAGATTTCGGAGCTGCTGCAGCCGCTGCTCGTGAAAGCCGCGCCTGCGCTGCAGAAAAGCGTGGATGAACGCTTCGCGGCCTTCGATGCCGCGCTGGCGCCGTACCGCGAAGGCGAGGGCTTCAAGCCCGCGCCGCTCGACGAGGCACAAAGAAAGCGCCTTGCAGAACCCGTGCGCGCACTGGCCGAGGAACTCGGCAAGGTGAATGCCGCGCTGGGCCTGGACTGAGGCAAGGACGAGACGCGGAGCCACCATGGACAAGACGAACTACGACACCACGCCTGTGCCCGGGCAACCCGAGTCGCCGCACCGCCGCCGCATGCTCGGCGCGGCCGGCGTCGCCTTTGCCGGCCTTGCCGCATCGGCCCACGCCAAGGCCGCGCCTTCGGGGCCGCCCGACAGTCCCGATGCCGGCGCGCAGGTCACCGATGCGCCGCAGAGCACCCACACGCAAGACCGCGTGCCCTTCCGCGGCAGGCACCAGGCCGGCATCGTCACGCCGCGGCCGACGGCCGGCATGATCGCCTCGTTCTATGTGCTGGCGGAGAACCGCGCCGACCTGGAGCGCCTGTTCCGCACGCTCACCGAGCGCATCGCCTTTCTCACGCAGGGCGGCGCGCAGACCGACCCCGATCCCCGGCTGCCGCCCGCGGGCTCCGGCATCCTCGGGCCGGTGGTGCAGCCCGATGGGTTGACGGTGACGGTGTCGGTCGGCACCTCGCTTTTCGACGAGCGCTTCGGCCTCGCGAAGAAGAAGCCCGTGCGCCTGGCCCAGATGCAGCGCCATCCGAACGATGCGCTCGATGCGGCGCTGTGCCACGGCGACCTGTCGATCCAGTTCTGCGCCAACACGCCCGACACCAACATCCACGCGCTGCGCGACATCATCAAGAACACGCCCGACCTGCTTGTGCTGCACTGGAAGCAGGAGGGCACCGTGCCGCCGATCCAGGCGGTGCCCGGCAAACCGGCGGAGAGCGCGCGCAACTTCCTCGGTTTTCGCGACGGCTCGGCCAACCCCGACTCGGCCGACGACAGGCTCATGGACGGCATCGTGTGGGTCCAGCCCGGCGGCGACGAGCCGGCCTGGGCCGTGGGCGGCAGCTACCAGGCGGTGCGGATCATCCGCAACTTCGTCGAGCGCTGGGACCGCACGCCGCTGCAGGAGCAGGAAGCCATCATGGGCCGCCTGAAGCCCACCGGCGCGCCGATGGACGGCGGCAAGACGGAGCACGACGTGCCCGACTACGCCAAGGACCCCGAGGGCAAGGCCACGCCGATGGACGCGCACATCCGCCTGGCGAACCCGCGCACCCGGGCGTCGGATGCGAACCTCATCCTGCGCCGGCCCTTCAACTATTCGAACGGCGTCACCAAGTCGGGCCAGCTGGAGATGGGCCTGCTGTTCATCTGTTACCAGGCCGACCTCGAGAAGGGCTTCATCGCCGTGCAGACGCGCCTGGACGGCGAGCCGCTCGAGGAATACATCAAGCCCATCGGCGGCGGTTTCTTCTTCACCCTGCCGGGCGTGCAGGGCGAGCAGGACTGGCTCGGCCGCACGCTGCTGGCCGCCTGACGCGCCGAATTCAAGTTTTTTTCACGACCTCGCCATCCAAGGAGATCCATGACCGTGCAGTTCCGCCGCCACTTCCTCGCCACTTTCGTTGCAGGCTTCGCCGGGCTCTACGCCGCCGGCGCGCAGGCCGCCGTGTCGCCGCTCGAGCTGGTCGGACCGATCTCCGACTACAAGATCTACGTGGCCGAGAACGTGCGCAAGCTGACCACGGACACGCGCGCCTTCACCGCCGCGGTGAAGGCCGGCGACATCGAAAAGGCAAAGAAGCTGTATGCGCCGACGCGCACGAGCTACGAGCGCATCGAGCCGGTGGCGGAACTCTTCAACGACCTCGACAAGTCGATCGACTCACGCGCGGACGACCATGAAAAGGCCGAGAAGGACCCGGCCTTCGGCGGCTTCCACCGCATCGAGTACGGCCTCTGGACGCAGAAGAGCACCAAGGACCTGAACCCCGTGGCCGACAAGCTGCTGGCCGACGTGCTCGACCTGCAGAAACGCCTGGTCGCGCTGACCTTCCCGCCCGAGAAGGTGGTGGGCGGCGCCGCGGTGCTGATGGAAGAGGTGGCCGCCACCAAGATCTCCGGCGAGGAAAACCGCTACAGCCACACCGACCTGTGGGATTTCCAGTCCAACTTCGAGGGCGCCTACAAGATCGTCGAATTGCTGCGCCCGCTGGTCGTGAAGGAGAACAAGGCGTTCTCGGACAAGGCCGACGCCAATTTCAAGGTGGTGTTCGACACGCTGGCCAAGTACAAGACGGCCGATGGCGGCTTTGAAACCTATTCGAAGCTCAGCGAGCGCGACCGCAAGCTGCTGGCCGGCCGCGTCAACACGCTGGCCGAAGACCTGTCCAAGCTGCGCGGCATGCTCGGTCTGAACTGATCGAAAACCCCCGGTTTGGCGGGGCCCGAACGCTTTTGAAGGGGTATGGTCAGGTTCTCGCGAGTGAGAATTGCTAGCATCTGGGTTTTGCTTACAGGTGCGCCCGGTCTCCAGGGCGCCGCCCCACCGTGCGAACCAATGACTTCGGCACCGCGCCGGCCAACACCACGGCCGCCGCCCTGCGCCTCGACCAGCTTCCGAACAACCAGTGGGCCACCGTGCTCGACGTGGCCCGCCCCGAGGGCGCGGACGATCGCGAACTCGTGCTGCGGCTGACCGAAATCGGCTTCGTGCCGGGCGAGGCCGTGCGCATCGTCGCGAGCGGCATCCCGGGCCGGGAGCCGCTGGCAGTTCGCCTGGGGCACACCACCTTCGCACTGCGCCGCCACGAGGCCGCGCTCATCCACGTCATCCCCGGAGCCGCCAACCATGGCTGAAGCCGTCATCCAGGGCCCCGGTGGCTTCGCCCCCACCGCCCAGCCGGGGCGCATCGCGCTGCTCGGCAACCCGAACTGCGGCAAGACCGCGCTCTTCAACCTGCTGACGGGCAGCCGCCAGAAGGTCGCCAACTACGCCGGCGTGACCGTCGAGCGCAAGGAGGGAACGCTGCGCACGCCCTCGGGCCGCCGCGTCTTCGTGCTCGACCTGCCGGGCGCCTACAGCCTGAATGCGCTCAGCGCCGACGAGGCCGTCACCCGCGACATCGTCACCGGCCAGAGCAACGAGGCGCTGCCCGACCTGCTGGTGTGCGTGACCGACGCCACCAACCTGCGCCTGAACCTGCGCCTCGTGCTCGAGGCGAAGAAGCTGGGCCTGCCGATGGTGGTGGCGCTCAACATGACCGACATGGCCAAGAAGCAGGGCATTGCGGTCGACACGGCCGTGCTCTCGCGCGAGCTCGGCCTGCCCGTGATCGAAACCGTCGGCGTCCACACCGGCGGCGCGAAGAACCTGCTCGAGGCGCTCGACGCCCCGGTCGCCGCCGCCGTGCCGCAGCCCTGGCAGGCGCCGGGCCTGGACGACGTGC
This region of Variovorax sp. RKNM96 genomic DNA includes:
- the efeU gene encoding iron uptake transporter permease EfeU, yielding MLIPFLIMLREGIEAALIVGIVASYLKQSGRGALMPAVWVGVLLATALSLFAGAGLQLLAAEFPQKQQELFEGVVGLIAVVMLTSMVFWMRKAARSIKGELHASIDKAITRGADGQGWALIGMVFLAVAREGLESVFFLLAVFQQSSGWEAPVGALAGIAVSVVIGWGLYSGGVRLDLRRFFRFTGLFILLVAAGLLASVLRKLHEAGVWNHLQTVVFDMSETLPMDSPAGAVLSGLLGYQAAPVTGEVIVYLAFLVVALFFFLRPAAAPVPRAAAAR
- the efeO gene encoding iron uptake system protein EfeO: MTVQFRRHFLATFVAGFAGLYAAGAQAAVSPLELVGPISDYKIYVAENVRKLTTDTRAFTAAVKAGDIEKAKKLYAPTRTSYERIEPVAELFNDLDKSIDSRADDHEKAEKDPAFGGFHRIEYGLWTQKSTKDLNPVADKLLADVLDLQKRLVALTFPPEKVVGGAAVLMEEVAATKISGEENRYSHTDLWDFQSNFEGAYKIVELLRPLVVKENKAFSDKADANFKVVFDTLAKYKTADGGFETYSKLSERDRKLLAGRVNTLAEDLSKLRGMLGLN
- a CDS encoding aconitate hydratase; the protein is MAKAPAHAFASTLKTFKTASGKSGKYWSLKELAKQYPTIDRLPVSIRIVLESVLRNCDGQKVSPKHVEELAHWAPNAERTDEIPFVVTRVVLQDFTGVPLLADLAAMRSVAAKLNKSPKTIEPLVPVDLVVDHSVMVDYYGTPKALDLNMKLEFQRNNERYQFMKWGMQAFDTFRVVPPGFGIVHQVNLEYFARGVYKSPHDKADTPTYYPDSLVGTDSHTTMINGIGVVGWGVGGIEAEAAMLGQPVYMLTPDVVGFELTGKLREGVTATDLVLYVTAILRTEKVVGKFVEFFGPGAASIAVPDRATIGNMAPEYGATMGFFPVDEMTVAYFEGTGRTKEEVERFEAYYKAQGLFGMPAPGDIDYTKIVKLDLGTVSPSLAGPKRPQDRIDLGHLATKFSELYSKPNDANGFNQPAEKLKQRYPLITAGQGNDDEAAAPPAGSPRELVEMVANRSTKAAAHTSATAPPAPKGQVTIGNGDVLIAAITSCTNTSNPSVMLAAGLLAKKAVEAGLTVKPHIKTSLAPGSRIVTEYLEKAGLLPYLEKLGFYLAGYGCTTCIGNAGDLTPEINEAITKNDLIGAAVLSGNRNFEARIHPNLKANFLASPPLVVAFAIAGNVMTDLMTEPVGKGKNGKDVYLGDIWPTPKEIDQNLRFAMNAKSFRANYDKVKTDPGKFWSSIKGTDGQVYDWPKSTYIAEPPFFEGFKMKPHATDAGFKGARIMALFGDSITTDHISPAGSIKESSPAGIWLKAHGVPKADFNSYGSRRGNHDVMMRGTFANVRIKNLMIPPDANGTQEEGGVTLFQPGNQKMFIYDAAMKYMEEGTPTVVFGGEEYGTGSSRDWAAKGTQLLGIKAVVARSFERIHRANLVGMGVLPLQFRGADSWQTLGLTGDEKIDVVIGGELKPQMDVKLVVHRPDGTHQEVTVRLRIDTPIEVDYYKHGGILPFVLRQLLAA
- a CDS encoding FeoA family protein, giving the protein MRTNDFGTAPANTTAAALRLDQLPNNQWATVLDVARPEGADDRELVLRLTEIGFVPGEAVRIVASGIPGREPLAVRLGHTTFALRRHEAALIHVIPGAANHG
- the efeO gene encoding iron uptake system protein EfeO; the encoded protein is MSSSSSSPEPKSSSGLMRVAVAASALLVVAGLAAFWYASGVARKAPAKAADNAVTVTIQGNVCEPNAITVPAGRTTFTIVNKSNRALEWEILDGVMVVEERENIAPGFSQTMTVKLSPGDFAITCGLLSNPRGKLHVTPSAASMAEAARPSLVNYVGALAEYQVFLRLEAGGLDDAARALADAIKAGDLPQARALYAPAHQAYKRIEPMAELFADLDTRLNARADYFEKREADAGFTGFHRIEYALYGQNDLQGLAPVADQLVADIGVLKGRLRGLDMPPERLAGSASKLLRRVADNLPAGGEDHYGHAELVNLQGTYEGTKKISELLQPLLVKAAPALQKSVDERFAAFDAALAPYREGEGFKPAPLDEAQRKRLAEPVRALAEELGKVNAALGLD
- a CDS encoding metallophosphoesterase family protein; translated protein: MTRVGLISDTHGLLRPQAVAALQGSDFIVHGGDIGNAGILEALSAIAPLTVVRGNNDGEPWADGIAETALLKVGGVVIYAIHDLSQIGIDPAGAGVRVVVSGHSHKPKIEERGGVLYVNPGSAGPRRFKLPIAVAELIVDGNAVTARIVELTG
- the efeB gene encoding iron uptake transporter deferrochelatase/peroxidase subunit, whose translation is MDKTNYDTTPVPGQPESPHRRRMLGAAGVAFAGLAASAHAKAAPSGPPDSPDAGAQVTDAPQSTHTQDRVPFRGRHQAGIVTPRPTAGMIASFYVLAENRADLERLFRTLTERIAFLTQGGAQTDPDPRLPPAGSGILGPVVQPDGLTVTVSVGTSLFDERFGLAKKKPVRLAQMQRHPNDALDAALCHGDLSIQFCANTPDTNIHALRDIIKNTPDLLVLHWKQEGTVPPIQAVPGKPAESARNFLGFRDGSANPDSADDRLMDGIVWVQPGGDEPAWAVGGSYQAVRIIRNFVERWDRTPLQEQEAIMGRLKPTGAPMDGGKTEHDVPDYAKDPEGKATPMDAHIRLANPRTRASDANLILRRPFNYSNGVTKSGQLEMGLLFICYQADLEKGFIAVQTRLDGEPLEEYIKPIGGGFFFTLPGVQGEQDWLGRTLLAA